Proteins encoded by one window of Chanos chanos chromosome 7, fChaCha1.1, whole genome shotgun sequence:
- the LOC115817223 gene encoding B-cell receptor CD22-like produces MSCSYTYPNDNTIKTLFWTKHEVGNPSDLSKDIDYKGRFHYLGDKQSDCTMKLINVTQTHSRRYRFRFITDKNRWLGQPGVRLSVTDLQVETPERVMEGDTVTLKCNTTCSLSSTPTFIWYKNGHDLTRTTMKNNELSFQSVSSEDRGSYMCAVQGHEHLHSPAVTLNVIHPPKNTTMSVNASGEIVEGSSVTLTCRSDANPPATYTWFEKNETVTIRREETYRINKISSEDSGEYHCKSSNQHGHQYSNTISLNVLYPPRNTTVSVNASGEIEKGSSVTLTCSSDANPPQINYTWYKESVTSPVGYGQSYIINNIQSSNSGLYYCEAQNKHGSQKTTAVPVTLKGVYGQDWGVTYNPDTICALRGSSACTGCPCPPRIVGWCGDDSHFPYVELHSLALPLYEGSINPSVSKSLVAGRMIP; encoded by the exons ATGTCCTGCTCCTATACATATCCCAATGATAATAcaatcaaaacacttttttggaCAAAGCATGAAGTTGGGAACCCCTCTGATTTGTCTAAAGACATAGATTATAAAGGCAGGTTTCATTACCTTGGAGATAAACAGTCAGACTGTACCATGAAACTGATTAATGTGACTCAGACACATTCAAGGAGGTATCGATTCAGATTTATTACAGATAAGAACAGGTGGCTTGGTCAACCTGGAGTTAGACTGTCAGTTACAG acCTACAGgtggagactccagagagagtaATGGAGGGTgatacagtcactctgaaatgtaaTACCACCTGTTCTCTGAGTAGCACACCAACCTTCATCTGGTATAAAAATGGACATGATTTAACAAGGACAACCATGAAGAACAATGAACTCTCCttccagtcagtcagctctgaggatagaggcagttatatgtgtgctgtacaaGGTCATGAGCATCTTCACtctcctgctgtcactctcaATGTCATAC atccTCCAAAGAATACCACAATGTCTGTCAAtgcctctggtgaaatagtggagggcagttcagtgactttgACCTGccgcagtgatgctaatccaccagccacctacacctggtttgagaagaatgaaactgtcactataagaagagaagagacctacaggatcaacaagatcagctctgaggacagtggggaatatcactgcaagtccagTAATCAGCATGGccatcagtattcaaataccATATccctgaatgttttat aTCCTCCAAGAAATACCACGGTGTCAGTCAATGCCTCTGGTGAAATAGAGAAGGGCagctcagtgactctgacctgcagcagtgatgctaatccaccacaGATAAACTACACCTGGTATAAAGAGAGTGTAACTTCACCTGTAGGATATGGACAGAgttacatcatcaacaacattcaGTCCAGTAACAGTGGACTATACTACTGTGAGGCCCAGAATAAACATGGCTCTCAGAAAACCACTGCTGTACCAGTCACACTGAAAG gtgtttATGGTCAGGATTGGGGTGTCACATATAATCCTGATACTATCTGTGCCCTGAGAGGTTCATCA GCCTGTACAGGTTGTCCCTGTCCTCCACGAATCGTAGGATGGTGTGGCGATGATTCTCATTTTCCATATGTGGAGCTGCATTCTCTTGCTCTACCTCTGTATGAGGGCTCCATAAATCCATCAGTGTCCAAGAGCTTGGTGGCTGGCAGAATGATTCCCTAG